The Triticum aestivum cultivar Chinese Spring chromosome 7B, IWGSC CS RefSeq v2.1, whole genome shotgun sequence genome window below encodes:
- the LOC123156253 gene encoding uncharacterized protein — protein sequence MGWGTLITRRLKVFSLALFVYFDYKAVQKRVQWVSAVKKNAIWAKTHERNARRVLNLMIELEGLWVKMGQYLSTRADVLPEPYIEVLKQLQDSLPPRPLEEVCGTIEKELGKPMRQLFATFDVDPLATASIAQVHRATLEDGREVVVKVQHDGIKEIILEDLKNAKSLIEWIAWAEPQYDFNPMIDEWCKEAPKELDFNHEAENTRTVSKNLSRKTEGGSGSVSSDVDVLIPEIIQSTEKILILEYMDGIRLHDNDSLEEYGVDKKRLVEEITRAYAHQIYIDGFFNGDPHPGNFLVSKEPPHKPILLDFGLTKRISQSMKQALAKMFLSCAEGDQVALLSAFAEMGLKLRVDMPQQSMEIASIFFRQSTTATEAKENIKALNEQRERNAKALQEKMKLNKKEVKHFNPVDAFPGDAIIFMRVLNLLRGLSASLNVRIVYLDIMRPFAESTLLGNMTRGPSTNGEWIYDSPVNSEVESKLRSLLLEMGSDKILGLQVCAYKDGKVIIDTAAGTLGKYDPRPVQPDSLFPVFSVTKGITAGMVHWLVDQGKLKYEETVADIWPKFGTNKKELIKVYHLLNHTSGLHNALGDVVKTDPMSVCDWEEMLDQIAKSTPETEPGSSQIYHYLSFGWLCGGLIEHASGRKFQEILEEAIVHPLHIEGELYVGIPPGVESRLATLTVDMEEIQKLQGIKPGPDVPPELLSGIAQMAAGVPAMFNTLNIRRAIIPAANGHLSARALARYYAALAAGGAIPPPHSSNAKPLLGSHVHTPAFPTAATSKKKKKGSAKKSSGSSSSMEKVEYAQLRTSDADSEVSVAASGSTGGRLFSNSDSGIMDAFMGGGEYSGMIHPNSKFGLGFRRYGRSGAPPTGFGHSGMGGSNGFCDPEHGFAIAVTVNKMALGSVTRRVVRFVCEELGVPVPDEFSVAGEKGPDMVLNLAPPAE from the exons ATGGGATGGGGAACCCTCATAACCAGGCGCCTCAAAGTTTTTTCCTTGGCGCTCTTCGTCTACTTCGACTATAAG GCTGTTCAGAAGAGAGTCCAGTGGGTTAGCGCTGTTAAGAAGAATGCTATATGGGCAAAGACGCACGAGCGAAACGCTCGTCGTGTTCTCAACCTGATGATAGAGCTAGAAGGTTTGTGGGTCAAAATGGGCCAGTATCTGTCCACAAGAGCAGACGTGCTTCCTGAGCCGTACATAGAGGTCCTGAAGCAGTTGCAGGACTCGCTTCCTCCACGCCCTCTTGAAGAG GTTTGTGGAACCATAGAAAAAGAACTTGGGAAACCCATGCGTCAACTATTTGCTACTTTTGACGTTGACCCTCTTGCGACCGCATCA ATAGCACAAGTTCATCGTGCAACTCTGGAAGACGGTAGAGAAGTGGTTGTGAAAGTTCAGCATGATGGTATCAAAGAGATCATATTAGAG GATTTGAAGAATGCAAAATCATTGATCGAATGGATTGCATGGGCAGAACCTCAGTATGATTTCAACCCAATGATTGATGAATGGTGCAAGGAGGCACCCAAGGAACTTGATTTCAATCATGAAGCAG AGAACACTAGGACTGTCTCCAAGAATCTTAGTCGGAAGACCGAAGGTGGGAGTGGCAGTGTTTCCAGCGATGTTGATGTACTGATACCAGAAATTATTCAG TCTACTGAAAAGATTCTAATTCTGGAATACATGGACGGCATTCGCTTACATGACAATGATTCATTGGAAGAATATGGTGTTGATAAGAAAAGACTCGTTGAAGAGATAACCCGTGCTTATGCTCATCAAATATACATTGACGGTTTCTTCAATGGCGATCCTCATCCTG GCAATTTTCTTGTAAGCAAGGAACCTCCACACAAACCGATTCTCCTTGATTTTGGGCTCACTAAACGCATATCACAATCAATGAAGCAGGCACTAGCAAAGATGTTTTTGTCATGCGCTGAG GGGGACCAAGTGGCACTGCTGTCAGCCTTTGCAGAGATGGGGCTTAAGCTGCGAGTAGACATGCCTCAGCAGTCTATGGAGATTGCCTCAATATTTTTTCGCCAGTCCACTACAGCAACTGAAGCGAAG GAAAACATTAAAGCATTGAATGAACAAAGAGAACGAAATGCCAAAGCCCTTCAAGAGAAGATGAAATTGAACAAGAAGGAGGTTAAACATTTCAATCCT GTTGATGCTTTCCCCGGGGATGCGATAATTTTCATGAGGGTCTTAAATCTTCTTAGAG GGCTTTCAGCTTCACTCAATGTTAGGATAGTTTATCTGGACATCATGAGGCCATTTGCTGAATCAACTCTGCTAGG GAATATGACACGTGGGCCCTCAACTAATGGCGAGTGGATTTATGACTCACCTGTTAACTCTGAAGTGGAGTCTAAACTGAGGAGTCTTCTACTGGAGATGGGAAGCGACAAAATTTTGGGACTACAA GTATGCGCGTACAAAGACGGAAAGGTTATAATAGACACCGCTGCTGGTACGCTAGGGAAATATGATCCGCGCCCCGTTCAGCCTGATTCTCTGTTTCCGGTTTTCTCTGTGACGAAGGGCATCACTGCTGGAATGGTACATTGGCTCGTCGACCAAGG GAAGTTGAAGTATGAAGAAACAGTTGCCGATATATGGCCAAAATTTGGGACTAACAAAAAGGAGCTAATCAAG GTGTACCATCTTCTCAATCATACATCTGGTTTACATAATGCTCTGGGAGATGTGGTCAAAACCGATCCTATGTCGGTATGTGATTGGGAAGAGATGCTAGACCAGATTGCCAAATCTACACCCGAAACTGAGCCTGGTTCATCACAAATTTATCACTACCTATCCTTTGGTTGGCTGTGCGGTGGTCTCATAGAG CATGCATCGGGGAGGAAGTTTCAAGAGATCCTAGAAGAGGCTATTGTTCATCCTCTTCACATCGAGGGAGAGCTATATGTCGGAATTCCTCCAG GTGTTGAGTCTCGCCTGGCAACGCTGACCGTCGACATGGAAGAAATTCAGAAGCTACAAGGGATCAAGCCAGGGCCAGACGTCCCACCAGAACTGCTGAGCGGCATTGCGCAGATGGCGGCTGGCGTACCAGCTATGTTCAACACGCTGAACATTCGCCGCGCCATCATACCCGCCGCCAACGGTCACTTATCTGCCCGTGCCCTCGCTCGGTACTACGCGGCGCTGGCAGCCGGCGGCGCCATTCCCCCGCCGCACTCCAGCAACGCCAAGCCGCTCCTGGGCAGCCACGTGCACACGCCCGCGTTCCCCACCGCCGCCacgtccaagaagaagaagaaaggctcTGCAAAGAAGAGCAGCGGAAGCtcaagctcgatggagaaggtcgaGTACGCCCAGCTACGCACCAGCGACGCCGACAGCGAAGTGTCGGTGGCTGCATCAGGGAGCACCGGCGGCAGGTTGTTCAGCAACAGCGACAGCGGCATCATGGACGCGTTCATGGGCGGCGGCGAGTACTCGGGCATGATCCACCCAAACAGCAAGTTCGGGCTCGGGTTCAGGAGGTACGGCAGGTCCGGCGCACCGCCGACGGGGTTCGGGCACTCCGGGATGGGCGGGTCGAACGGGTTCTGCGACCCGGAGCACGGGTTCGCCATCGCCGTGACGGTGAACAAGATGGCGCTGGGGTCCGTCACGCGGCGCGTGGTGCGGTTCGTGTGCGAGGAGCTGGGCGTGCCGGTGCCCGACGAGTTCTCCGTCGCCGGGGAGAAGGGGCCCGACATGGTGCTCAACCTCGCGCCGCCGGCGGAGTAG